A region from the Dysidea avara chromosome 15, odDysAvar1.4, whole genome shotgun sequence genome encodes:
- the LOC136245771 gene encoding uncharacterized protein encodes MNGEVVAGEVDKQYGFIPTLPGESCRDIYQKNPYCHGKSGYYVIVIGTTPNFVYCDMEMECGGEKGWMRVASVNVSKGDKCPNGWKKITSPVAACRAPSDKAGCSSAQFSTQQIPYSRVCGMMIGYQKGRPNAFLATAHSIDGPYVDGVSITYGTPRKHIWTYAIGFNEVESCHCCPCTISRGHLPPSFVHENYYCESGSNSVNPGEGSYWSRDPVWDGKGCPNKNSCCSEPNLPWFYRQIPLTSDQFIEARICRDESFSNEGVLVKEIKLFVQ; translated from the coding sequence ATGAATGGCGAAGTTGTAGCTGGTGAAGTTGACAAACAATATGGATTTATACCTACACTACCtggagaatcctgtagagatattTACCAGAAGAATCCATACTGTCATGGCAAGTCTGGCTACTATGTGATAGTTATTGGTACTACTCCTAACTTTGTATACTGTGATATGGAAATGGAGTGTGGTGGAGAGAAAGGATGGATGAGAGTGGCTAGTGTTAATGTTTCTAAAGGAGATAAATGTCCCAATGGATGGAAGAAAATTACTAGCCCTGTTGCAGCTTGTAGAGCTCCTAGTGATAAGGCTGGGTGTTCTTCTGCTCAATTTTCAACTCAACAAATTCCTTACAGTAGAGTATGTGGAATGATGATAGGTTACCAGAAAGGTAGACCTAATGCTTTCCTGGCTACTGCTCATTCTATTGATGGACCATATGTTGATGGAGTTTCCATAACATATGGTACTCCTAGAAAACATATTTGGACTTATGCAATAGGCTTTAATGAGGTTGAGTCATGTCATTGTTGTCCATGTACCATCTCTCGTGGTCACTTGCCACCATCATTTGTTCATGAGAactactactgtgagtctggatCAAATTCTGTAAATCCAGGTGAAGGGTCATATTGGTCTAGGGACCCTGTGTGGGATGGTAAAGGTTGTCCCAATAAAAACAGTTGCTGTTCAGAACCCAACCTTCCATGGTTTTATCGTCAAATACCACTAACCAGTGACCAGTTTATTGAAGCTAGGATATGTCGTGATGAGTCATTTTCTAATGAAGGTGTGCTGGTGAAGGAAATCAAACTGTTTGTGCAGTAG